Proteins found in one Streptomyces sp. CB09001 genomic segment:
- a CDS encoding citrate synthase gives MRDHEPDHPAAGERRLTTREAAELLGVKPETVYAYVSRGQLGSRRAPGSRGSTFDADEVRALARRNRRDGGTNPASAAGQELTVRTRLTLIENDRFSYRGVDAVELAARHTYEEVAEWLWTGELRPDAAFSAPESSVAAARRAVDALPEHAGPADRLRVAAIAAAVTDPLRFDLSEDAVLGTARILIPTLVAALPPVLRDGHDQDPIAHRLWTRLSGQEPDEPTLEALDTALGLLVDHDLAASTLAVRVAASARAHAYAAVSAGLGVIEGPLHGAAGGLAHRMLLEVLDLGSAGPVVAEELRAGRRIPGLGHRLYPGEDPRARALFALLEEVPRAAPALAAARDVQVTAARHTPLHANVDLALAVLTVSSGMASTAAETIFAVARTAGWIAHALEEYGERPLRMRPSGLYAGPRPPRPLPE, from the coding sequence CGGCCGAACTGCTCGGGGTGAAGCCCGAGACCGTGTATGCGTACGTCAGCCGCGGCCAGCTCGGCAGCCGACGCGCGCCCGGCTCCCGGGGCAGCACCTTCGACGCCGACGAGGTGCGGGCCCTCGCCCGGCGCAACCGGCGCGACGGCGGCACCAACCCGGCCTCGGCCGCCGGTCAGGAGCTGACCGTGCGCACCCGCCTCACACTCATCGAGAACGACCGGTTCTCCTACCGGGGCGTCGACGCGGTCGAACTCGCCGCGCGCCACACCTACGAGGAGGTGGCCGAGTGGCTCTGGACCGGGGAGCTGCGCCCCGACGCCGCTTTCTCGGCCCCCGAGTCCTCCGTGGCCGCCGCCCGCCGGGCCGTCGACGCCCTGCCCGAACACGCCGGGCCCGCGGACCGGCTCCGCGTCGCGGCGATCGCCGCGGCGGTCACGGACCCGCTCCGCTTCGACCTGTCCGAGGACGCGGTGCTGGGCACGGCGCGCATCCTCATCCCCACCCTCGTCGCCGCGCTTCCCCCCGTACTGCGCGACGGACACGACCAGGACCCGATCGCCCACCGACTGTGGACCCGGCTCAGCGGGCAGGAGCCCGACGAGCCGACACTGGAGGCGCTGGACACGGCGCTCGGCCTCCTCGTCGACCACGACCTGGCGGCCTCGACGCTCGCCGTGCGCGTCGCCGCGTCGGCGCGGGCGCACGCCTACGCCGCCGTGTCCGCCGGGCTCGGCGTGATCGAGGGTCCGCTGCACGGCGCCGCCGGAGGGCTGGCGCACCGGATGCTGCTGGAGGTTCTCGACCTGGGCAGCGCGGGGCCGGTGGTCGCGGAGGAGCTGCGGGCCGGCCGACGCATCCCGGGGCTCGGCCACCGGCTCTACCCCGGTGAGGACCCACGCGCGCGTGCCCTGTTCGCGCTCCTGGAGGAGGTCCCCCGGGCGGCGCCCGCGCTCGCGGCGGCCCGGGACGTCCAGGTCACCGCCGCCCGCCACACCCCGCTGCACGCCAATGTCGACCTGGCGCTCGCCGTGCTCACCGTGTCCTCCGGCATGGCCTCCACCGCGGCCGAGACGATCTTCGCCGTGGCCCGTACGGCGGGCTGGATCGCGCATGCCCTGGAGGAGTACGGGGAGCGCCCGCTGCGGATGCGGCCGAGTGGGCTGTACGCGGGTCCGAGGCCGCCGCGGCCACTGCCGGAGTAG